The following proteins are encoded in a genomic region of Thermomicrobiales bacterium:
- the kynU gene encoding kynureninase, with translation MNDTRDRSHAEALDEHDPLAAFRERFYVQPGQIYMDGNSLGLLSRDAEAAVINALDEWKTLGINGWMSAQPPWLTLGEELGRRQAAMFGAEPDEIVVTGSITNNIHALVASFYQPTHERRKIVATSLDFPSDIYALQAHIRLHGGDEQADLALVPSRDGRTIDEDDVIAALQPDVALALLPSVLYRSGQLLDMERVTAAARERGIPLGWDCAHSAGIVPHKLSAWGVDFAMWCNYKYLNAGPGSVGSLYVNQRHFDRLPALPGWWGYQRQRQFDMLFDFEAADGAAGWQISTIGVLSAAPLIGALDIHNEAGIERIRTKSLALTGYLMDLMRSRGMLGEATGYAIGTPDPSMGRGGHVALEHPEATKIIKALKARGVTPDFRPPNVIRLAPIPLYTSFVDVWETVRHLEEIVSTGEFKQYEDGRDLVA, from the coding sequence GTGAACGACACACGCGATCGAAGCCACGCCGAAGCTCTTGACGAGCACGATCCCCTCGCCGCATTTCGCGAGCGATTCTACGTCCAGCCCGGCCAGATCTACATGGACGGCAATTCGCTCGGCTTGTTGTCACGCGACGCGGAAGCAGCTGTAATCAATGCGCTCGACGAATGGAAGACACTCGGAATCAATGGCTGGATGTCGGCCCAACCGCCGTGGCTGACACTCGGCGAAGAGCTCGGACGCCGCCAGGCAGCCATGTTCGGCGCTGAACCGGACGAGATCGTTGTGACCGGGTCAATCACAAACAACATCCATGCGCTCGTCGCGAGCTTCTATCAACCCACACATGAACGCCGCAAGATCGTCGCGACCTCGCTCGACTTCCCGTCGGATATTTATGCCCTGCAAGCCCACATTCGCCTGCACGGCGGCGATGAGCAGGCAGACCTCGCCCTGGTTCCCAGTCGCGACGGTCGGACGATCGACGAAGACGACGTCATCGCGGCCCTGCAGCCGGACGTCGCGCTGGCTCTGCTGCCCAGCGTCCTGTATCGCAGCGGGCAGCTACTCGACATGGAACGCGTGACTGCAGCAGCGCGCGAGCGCGGCATTCCACTGGGCTGGGACTGCGCCCATTCAGCCGGCATCGTCCCGCACAAGCTCTCAGCCTGGGGCGTCGATTTCGCCATGTGGTGCAACTATAAATATCTGAATGCTGGCCCTGGAAGTGTCGGTTCGCTCTACGTCAATCAGCGTCACTTCGATCGACTGCCCGCCCTGCCTGGCTGGTGGGGCTACCAGCGTCAGCGCCAGTTCGACATGCTCTTCGACTTCGAAGCGGCTGACGGTGCGGCCGGCTGGCAGATCAGCACCATCGGCGTACTCAGCGCGGCTCCGCTGATCGGTGCACTCGACATTCACAACGAAGCGGGTATCGAGCGCATCCGAACGAAGTCACTGGCACTCACCGGGTATCTGATGGACCTGATGCGATCACGCGGCATGCTCGGAGAAGCGACCGGGTACGCCATCGGCACGCCAGACCCGTCAATGGGACGGGGCGGACACGTTGCGCTCGAGCATCCTGAAGCGACGAAGATCATCAAGGCGCTGAAAGCACGCGGCGTTACACCCGACTTCCGGCCACCGAATGTGATTCGCCTCGCGCCCATCCCACTGTACACGTCATTTGTCGATGTCTGGGAGACCGTTCGCCATCTGGAGGAAATCGTATCGACCGGAGAATTCAAGCAGTATGAGGACGGGCGCGACCTGGTCGCCTGA
- a CDS encoding MFS transporter, with protein sequence MRLASEIELEHVGQRILFRLPVAIWSMLLTAFAMSLGFFMLIPLVSVYYTESLGFTAAMVGLALAVRQFSQQGLMLVTGTLAERVGYRPVLAIGMMIRSTGFVMFVVASDLPRLLVASFIAALGGAFFEVSARALMATLVPPENRTQGFAMWSLASNVGLALGPVIGSLLIKTSFSAVCLAASVMYVFGAVSTLLLIPSGNRSRVGVVRPPGLVKTIGVVAADRTFVIFCAIMSGYYLLNTQLYITVPLETQRLTGSTSKLGIIYLVNSLVAISLQFPLIKLASKRLGSLQIIVTGVAVLGVALCGIGLGAGFPMVIASVALIAVSRVLVEPVVNTSVAGIAAKGGDGMLASYFGFAALSIAIGGSVGQLLGGWLYDLAGDLSRPSLPWFVFGAIGAVVTVSLAVYARSAGATRLEIAEPATA encoded by the coding sequence ATGCGGCTCGCGAGCGAGATAGAACTCGAGCACGTCGGACAACGCATCCTGTTCAGACTTCCGGTTGCGATCTGGTCGATGCTCCTGACCGCGTTCGCGATGAGCCTCGGCTTCTTCATGCTCATTCCCCTCGTCTCGGTCTACTACACCGAGTCGCTCGGATTCACCGCAGCGATGGTTGGTCTGGCGCTCGCTGTACGTCAGTTTTCCCAGCAGGGGTTGATGCTCGTTACCGGCACGCTCGCCGAGCGCGTTGGGTATCGACCAGTGCTGGCAATTGGCATGATGATCCGCTCAACCGGGTTTGTCATGTTCGTCGTGGCTAGCGACCTGCCGCGCTTGCTGGTCGCTTCGTTCATTGCAGCGTTGGGTGGCGCATTCTTCGAGGTGAGCGCGCGGGCGCTGATGGCGACGCTGGTGCCGCCCGAGAACCGCACGCAAGGATTCGCGATGTGGTCGCTGGCGTCGAATGTCGGCCTGGCGCTCGGCCCGGTCATCGGCTCATTGCTCATCAAGACCAGCTTTTCGGCGGTCTGTCTTGCCGCGTCGGTCATGTACGTCTTCGGAGCGGTGAGCACGCTGTTGCTCATTCCTTCCGGCAACAGGTCACGAGTCGGCGTCGTTCGGCCACCGGGTCTCGTCAAGACGATCGGCGTGGTGGCTGCTGACCGCACATTCGTCATCTTCTGTGCGATCATGAGTGGTTACTACTTGCTGAATACCCAGCTCTACATCACCGTCCCACTCGAAACGCAGCGCCTGACTGGATCGACGAGCAAGCTCGGGATCATCTATCTGGTCAATTCGCTCGTCGCGATCAGCCTGCAATTCCCGCTGATCAAGCTGGCGTCGAAGCGCCTCGGCTCGCTACAGATCATCGTCACGGGAGTGGCGGTTCTTGGTGTTGCGCTCTGCGGGATTGGGCTCGGCGCAGGGTTCCCGATGGTCATCGCAAGCGTCGCGCTGATCGCCGTCTCGCGGGTGTTGGTTGAGCCAGTCGTCAACACGAGCGTCGCCGGCATCGCCGCCAAGGGTGGTGACGGTATGCTGGCCAGCTACTTTGGCTTCGCGGCGCTTTCAATCGCCATTGGCGGATCGGTTGGGCAACTGCTTGGCGGCTGGCTCTACGATCTTGCCGGCGACCTCAGTCGCCCATCGCTGCCATGGTTCGTGTTCGGTGCAATTGGCGCAGTCGTCACTGTGTCGCTCGCCGTCTACGCACGGTCTGCCGGCGCGACGCGTCTTGAGATCGCTGAGCCCGCCACCGCGTAA
- a CDS encoding PQQ-dependent sugar dehydrogenase, whose translation MLSVFAEGLGAPRFMALDGAGVVYVADRAGGRVVRLVDADSDGVADTPEVVLNRLNAPHSIAFHDGYLYVAETDQIVRVSDDDGDGLYEQPKVVIADLPTGGHWSRTIVFGPDGMLYLAVGSSCNVCWEDEAIRATVSRYNADGTGGEIVAVGLRNAVGLAFDAGGQLWATNNGRDMLGDDVPPETLNLITDGADFGWPRCHAGDIVDPDFGGDAGCQNAVPPAVEMQAHSAPLGLTFLDAHALDGSLDGDALIAFHGSWNRSEPTGYKVVRVVFKDGSPTGEVTDLVSGFLLDDGDAWGRPVDVLQIPDGSVLISDDSGGRIFRLSVAGE comes from the coding sequence ATGCTGTCAGTGTTTGCTGAAGGACTGGGCGCGCCGCGTTTCATGGCACTGGACGGTGCCGGAGTTGTGTATGTTGCCGACCGCGCTGGTGGGCGCGTGGTGCGGCTCGTCGATGCGGATTCGGATGGCGTGGCTGATACGCCGGAAGTCGTGCTGAACCGCCTGAATGCGCCGCACAGCATCGCCTTTCATGATGGCTATCTCTATGTGGCCGAAACTGACCAGATCGTCCGAGTCAGCGATGATGACGGCGATGGTCTCTACGAGCAGCCTAAGGTTGTGATTGCCGACTTGCCGACCGGTGGCCACTGGTCGCGCACGATTGTCTTCGGACCGGATGGGATGCTGTACCTGGCCGTTGGTTCGTCTTGCAATGTATGCTGGGAGGACGAGGCGATTCGCGCGACGGTCAGTCGCTACAACGCGGACGGCACTGGCGGTGAGATCGTCGCTGTTGGACTGCGCAATGCAGTTGGCCTGGCGTTTGACGCCGGCGGCCAGCTTTGGGCGACGAACAATGGCCGCGACATGCTGGGTGATGACGTGCCGCCTGAAACACTCAACCTGATAACGGACGGCGCGGATTTCGGCTGGCCGCGTTGTCACGCCGGTGACATCGTCGACCCGGACTTTGGTGGTGATGCGGGCTGCCAGAACGCTGTCCCTCCAGCGGTCGAAATGCAGGCGCATTCGGCCCCGCTCGGACTGACCTTCCTCGATGCACATGCGCTCGACGGGTCTCTTGATGGCGATGCGCTCATTGCGTTCCACGGTTCGTGGAACCGCAGCGAACCGACCGGCTACAAGGTCGTGCGCGTTGTCTTCAAAGATGGATCGCCGACAGGCGAAGTGACCGATCTGGTCAGCGGCTTTCTACTCGATGACGGTGACGCCTGGGGGCGGCCAGTCGATGTACTGCAAATACCGGACGGCAGCGTGCTGATCTCCGACGATTCGGGTGGCCGCATCTTCCGCCTCAGCGTCGCTGGCGAATAG
- the hpt gene encoding hypoxanthine phosphoribosyltransferase: MTDDEHQDDIEQVDGEHTNDPDDLAPFVHPAEADFAAFLDFYRIRWQYEPKSFALRWRNGRVAQMFTPDFYLPEQDLFVELTTMKQSLVTRKNRKIRRLKELYPSTNVVLLNRKGFHELLARFGYGAVDITSLSEDEIERVLLSQSEIQRRVQELGAQISADYAGESLVLVGLLKGVTFFLADLARAITRPLVIDYLSVALPDDSPEGIHFDRSLDIDIRGRHVLLIEDIVNTGFTMDFVLEYLRSQEPASLDVCALLDKSERRIVPVDLRYVGFDIPNEYVVGYGLDHRELHRNLPFICVLRRSAYEDESILQTNTFHTTEPAGR; this comes from the coding sequence TTGACCGATGATGAGCACCAGGACGATATTGAGCAGGTAGACGGCGAACACACGAATGATCCGGATGACCTCGCCCCGTTTGTCCACCCTGCCGAAGCTGACTTCGCTGCGTTTCTGGACTTCTACCGGATTCGTTGGCAATACGAACCAAAGTCGTTTGCCCTCCGCTGGCGCAATGGGCGGGTCGCCCAGATGTTCACCCCCGACTTCTACCTTCCCGAGCAGGATCTGTTTGTCGAGCTGACCACTATGAAGCAGTCGCTGGTGACGCGGAAGAACCGCAAGATTCGGCGATTGAAGGAACTCTACCCATCGACCAACGTTGTGCTGCTCAACCGCAAGGGTTTTCACGAGCTGCTGGCGCGATTCGGCTACGGTGCGGTCGACATCACGTCGCTGTCAGAAGACGAAATCGAGCGCGTCCTGCTCTCGCAGTCGGAGATACAGCGGCGCGTTCAGGAGCTCGGCGCGCAGATCTCGGCTGACTACGCTGGTGAATCGCTCGTCCTCGTCGGATTGCTGAAAGGTGTGACGTTCTTTCTGGCCGACCTGGCGCGAGCGATCACCCGACCGCTGGTCATCGATTACCTGTCGGTCGCCTTGCCGGACGACTCGCCGGAGGGCATTCACTTCGACCGATCGCTGGACATTGATATTCGCGGGCGACATGTCTTGTTGATCGAAGACATCGTCAACACTGGCTTCACGATGGACTTCGTGTTGGAGTACTTGCGCTCGCAAGAACCGGCCAGCCTCGATGTCTGCGCCTTGCTCGACAAGTCGGAACGACGGATCGTCCCGGTTGATCTACGATATGTGGGATTCGATATTCCCAATGAGTATGTCGTTGGGTACGGACTGGATCACCGCGAGCTGCATCGCAATCTACCATTCATTTGTGTGCTGAGGCGCTCGGCCTACGAGGATGAATCCATTCTCCAGACCAACACGTTCCACACCACAGAACCAGCCGGCAGATGA
- a CDS encoding phosphatase PAP2 family protein translates to MSDLEPQREPPVSPAPKASGGMRLRRWASDHQNILIRIGIAIVVVSAILLFNPSFIGWGAAVTAAIIAVPISRFRAYAGAFLPYGAAWLIFTLLRSLADETGVQLRTTQVTAIERALFDGRIPTIWLQERLFDPVHIHWYDYATTFIHWSYFFVPHVAAIIMWRKAPDHYRRYLIATVITLGIGLMVYFLSPAAPPWLTADRAPQQDIFRVMANVGRQINSSLYDRTYSALGDPNPVAAMPSLHSAITFLVFLFSLRAGWKVSVPMFIYSILMAFSLVYTGEHYVIDTLIGAAIATYAYVYSGRWLTVTAPIFQMVNRRTAPLIPHVPVGAEGLGPSH, encoded by the coding sequence TTGAGCGATCTGGAACCGCAGCGCGAGCCACCCGTTTCACCTGCTCCGAAAGCGAGCGGTGGCATGCGCTTGCGACGTTGGGCCAGCGACCACCAGAACATCCTCATTCGTATCGGGATCGCGATTGTCGTCGTTTCCGCAATCCTGCTCTTCAACCCGTCGTTCATTGGTTGGGGTGCGGCGGTTACTGCCGCGATCATCGCCGTGCCGATCTCGCGCTTTCGCGCCTATGCCGGTGCGTTCCTTCCGTACGGCGCAGCCTGGTTGATCTTCACCCTCTTGCGGTCGCTCGCCGACGAAACGGGTGTGCAGCTGCGTACGACACAAGTAACCGCAATTGAACGAGCACTCTTTGATGGCCGAATTCCCACGATCTGGTTGCAGGAGCGACTATTCGATCCAGTTCATATCCACTGGTACGACTACGCGACAACGTTCATTCACTGGTCCTATTTCTTCGTGCCGCACGTCGCGGCGATCATCATGTGGCGGAAAGCGCCTGATCACTATCGCCGCTATCTCATCGCCACGGTTATTACACTCGGCATTGGGCTGATGGTCTATTTCCTGTCACCCGCAGCTCCGCCATGGCTGACGGCGGATCGCGCGCCGCAGCAAGACATCTTTCGGGTGATGGCGAACGTCGGTCGACAGATCAACTCGTCGCTTTATGACCGGACCTATAGCGCGCTGGGCGACCCGAATCCGGTCGCAGCAATGCCATCGCTGCATTCGGCGATCACGTTCCTCGTCTTCCTATTCAGCTTGCGCGCGGGCTGGAAGGTATCCGTGCCTATGTTCATCTATTCCATCCTCATGGCCTTCTCACTGGTCTACACTGGTGAGCATTACGTGATCGACACGCTGATCGGCGCGGCGATCGCAACCTACGCGTACGTGTACTCAGGACGCTGGCTGACCGTCACTGCTCCAATTTTCCAGATGGTCAATCGACGAACAGCGCCGCTGATCCCACACGTACCTGTCGGAGCCGAAGGATTGGGACCGAGTCATTGA
- a CDS encoding (2Fe-2S) ferredoxin domain-containing protein, whose product MNTCDSIELCDIGPNIVVYPDGIIYSHVTTADLPDIIRHLEGGEVVERLVLSPETPEEAARERFYREATADGPTMVRVDFEALMATHGYDEAWLTEQARRGFIARKEADGVPTITVTSKALQRYRIELSPPVD is encoded by the coding sequence GTGAACACGTGCGACTCAATCGAACTGTGCGACATCGGACCAAATATAGTCGTCTACCCCGACGGAATCATCTATAGTCACGTCACAACTGCAGATCTGCCCGACATCATCCGCCACCTTGAGGGCGGCGAGGTTGTCGAGCGCCTGGTTCTCTCCCCGGAGACGCCGGAGGAGGCCGCTCGTGAACGCTTCTATCGCGAAGCGACGGCTGATGGGCCGACGATGGTCCGTGTGGACTTCGAAGCGCTGATGGCTACGCACGGGTACGACGAAGCGTGGCTTACGGAGCAGGCCCGTCGTGGGTTCATCGCGCGCAAGGAAGCCGATGGTGTGCCCACGATCACCGTAACGTCGAAGGCTCTGCAGCGCTATCGTATTGAGCTATCACCGCCGGTTGACTGA
- a CDS encoding ferredoxin family protein, translating to MVIDGIQDRVGLEKKLSIDSYSVDPTRAHIRIIDSRQCLQCERQQCINCCPAACYAPQPDGTVLFSYEGCVECGTCRIVCNEFDNIEWTYPRGGFGIQYRFG from the coding sequence GTGGTTATAGACGGAATTCAGGATCGCGTCGGGCTCGAAAAGAAGCTGAGCATCGACTCCTATTCAGTCGATCCGACGCGCGCACATATACGGATCATCGATTCGCGTCAGTGCTTGCAGTGCGAACGCCAGCAGTGCATCAACTGCTGCCCGGCTGCATGCTATGCGCCACAGCCCGATGGAACGGTCCTGTTCTCATACGAAGGCTGCGTAGAGTGCGGTACTTGCCGCATTGTCTGTAACGAGTTCGACAATATCGAGTGGACCTACCCGCGCGGTGGGTTTGGGATTCAGTACCGCTTCGGCTAA
- a CDS encoding polysaccharide deacetylase yields MGIWPDEVQCVVTLTFDVDAETLWVSGDMSKLSLPGLLSQGTYGAKVAVPLILELLEHAGLPGTFFVPGWTAENHRDIIEQVHAAGHELGHHGWIHEHATNLSLEDEREVLLKGINALEAITGAPPRGYRSPAWEFSANTLALLKEYGFSYSSNLMSDFRPWVHEEADIVELPVQWLLDDAPFFLYGGGRPRPISSAQNVYQAWTEEFDGIYLQGGLFNLTMHPQIIGRPGRLQMLGRLIEFIRGYPNVWFASAGEVADYWRSTHGSGASVGQ; encoded by the coding sequence GTGGGTATCTGGCCAGACGAGGTCCAGTGTGTCGTTACGCTGACGTTCGACGTCGACGCAGAGACACTCTGGGTTTCCGGTGATATGTCCAAGCTTTCGCTCCCTGGCCTGCTATCGCAGGGCACATACGGCGCGAAAGTGGCGGTGCCGCTCATTCTCGAGTTGCTGGAGCACGCGGGCCTGCCGGGCACGTTCTTCGTCCCGGGCTGGACCGCCGAGAACCATCGCGACATCATCGAGCAGGTTCATGCGGCCGGTCACGAGCTGGGTCACCACGGCTGGATCCACGAGCATGCAACCAACCTCTCACTCGAAGACGAGCGCGAGGTGCTCTTGAAAGGCATCAATGCGCTTGAGGCGATCACTGGTGCGCCACCGCGCGGCTATCGATCGCCCGCCTGGGAGTTCTCCGCGAACACGCTGGCGTTGCTTAAGGAATATGGCTTCAGTTACTCATCGAACCTGATGAGCGACTTCCGCCCCTGGGTTCATGAGGAAGCCGATATTGTCGAACTGCCGGTGCAGTGGCTGCTCGACGATGCGCCGTTCTTCCTCTACGGCGGTGGTCGACCACGTCCGATCAGCAGCGCGCAGAACGTCTATCAGGCATGGACCGAAGAGTTCGACGGCATCTACTTGCAAGGCGGACTCTTCAACCTGACGATGCACCCGCAGATCATTGGCCGACCGGGCAGATTACAGATGCTCGGTCGGCTCATCGAGTTTATTCGCGGCTATCCGAATGTCTGGTTTGCCAGTGCTGGCGAAGTTGCGGACTACTGGCGGTCGACGCACGGTTCCGGGGCGTCGGTCGGTCAGTGA
- a CDS encoding chlorite dismutase family protein, whose protein sequence is MSEQSRTTYVNFWVYQVDPAWRKLSESDRSTARDAFVALLHEAPSKGVTLRGVYSTVGLRPDSDLILWGISDDFDALQCFSIAVRDSALGNYLTLQHSYPSVSLGSKYTSDHAPAFVRGLAPKRYLSMYPFVKTHEWYQVPFEERRSAMAEHGRMGREYPDIQTNTVSSFGISDWEFVVAFEGDDVGEMVRMVEYLRPAASRPYTKSDTPIFLGVLKDPHEALADLG, encoded by the coding sequence ATGAGCGAGCAGAGTAGGACGACATACGTAAACTTCTGGGTGTATCAGGTCGATCCGGCCTGGCGAAAGTTGAGCGAAAGCGATCGCAGCACCGCGCGCGATGCGTTTGTTGCGCTGCTTCATGAAGCACCGAGCAAGGGCGTCACGTTGCGCGGTGTGTATTCGACCGTTGGGCTGCGACCGGACAGCGATCTGATTCTGTGGGGCATCAGCGATGATTTCGACGCTCTGCAGTGCTTCTCGATTGCAGTCCGCGATTCGGCGCTCGGTAACTATTTGACGCTCCAGCACTCGTACCCGAGTGTGTCGCTTGGCTCGAAGTACACCAGCGACCATGCCCCGGCGTTCGTGCGTGGTCTTGCGCCGAAGCGCTATCTGTCGATGTATCCGTTCGTCAAGACGCACGAGTGGTACCAGGTGCCGTTTGAGGAGCGACGCTCGGCTATGGCTGAGCATGGTCGGATGGGGCGGGAGTATCCTGACATTCAGACCAACACGGTGTCATCGTTCGGCATCAGCGACTGGGAGTTCGTGGTCGCCTTCGAGGGTGATGACGTCGGCGAGATGGTCCGAATGGTCGAGTATCTCCGCCCGGCAGCGTCACGCCCGTACACCAAGTCCGATACGCCGATCTTCCTCGGTGTCCTCAAGGACCCGCACGAGGCGTTGGCCGACCTGGGCTAG